The Algoriphagus halophilus genome window below encodes:
- a CDS encoding APC family permease: MEKETGLKREIGVWGLSANIVNIIVGAGIFVLPAIVAEIMGSSGIIVYLFCGFLIALVMLCFAEAGSKVTRSGGGYAYIETAFGPYPGFLSAIFIVAGSVFSDAAVANALVELIGLAFPVFTDPVNRFLLMFVFFSSLAFLNVIGIKQGIGLVKINTVAKLTPILLLILFSWKDVSFSNLYWETAPSFNQFGQACLILFFAFQGGDAGLSVGGEIKNPQKTVPKAIFTGILFVLILYVLIQTVAQGVMGDQLPEYKEAPLAAVANVVFGPIGYSVLLVGAGISMFGMLSGEILNLPRVIFGLASDKVIPLDKLALIHPRFKTPYMAILLYASLGFTLATLGGFRQLAVIASASMLLVYFGVCLSVIWLRKKQKAKKGDFKIPFGNTVPILSAGIILFFLSNLTGYEKTGLFVFFLALTVIYYMVKAIRTKKS; the protein is encoded by the coding sequence GTGGAAAAAGAAACAGGTTTAAAAAGAGAAATTGGCGTCTGGGGGCTTTCTGCCAACATTGTCAACATTATAGTAGGGGCAGGGATTTTTGTCTTGCCAGCCATTGTTGCAGAAATCATGGGTTCCTCGGGAATCATCGTCTACCTTTTCTGTGGATTTTTGATCGCCTTGGTCATGCTTTGCTTCGCAGAAGCTGGAAGTAAAGTCACCCGATCTGGAGGAGGGTATGCTTATATAGAAACGGCATTCGGTCCTTACCCCGGATTTTTGTCAGCCATTTTTATAGTAGCGGGCAGTGTGTTTTCTGATGCAGCTGTGGCCAATGCCTTAGTAGAGTTGATCGGCTTAGCTTTTCCGGTTTTTACAGACCCTGTCAATAGATTCCTTTTAATGTTTGTGTTTTTCTCCAGTTTGGCTTTTCTAAATGTCATTGGAATAAAACAGGGAATCGGCTTGGTCAAAATCAATACGGTTGCAAAACTTACCCCCATCTTATTACTGATACTCTTTAGTTGGAAAGATGTATCATTTTCCAACCTTTATTGGGAAACAGCTCCCTCCTTTAATCAATTTGGACAGGCCTGTCTAATATTGTTCTTTGCTTTTCAGGGTGGGGATGCAGGCTTATCAGTTGGAGGTGAAATCAAAAACCCTCAAAAGACCGTTCCAAAAGCAATTTTTACTGGAATTCTATTTGTATTAATCCTATATGTCTTAATTCAAACCGTGGCACAAGGCGTCATGGGAGATCAATTACCTGAGTATAAGGAGGCTCCATTAGCGGCAGTGGCTAACGTGGTTTTTGGACCAATAGGGTATTCTGTTTTATTAGTAGGCGCTGGAATTTCCATGTTCGGTATGTTAAGCGGAGAAATCCTTAATCTTCCAAGGGTAATTTTTGGACTGGCCAGTGACAAAGTCATACCACTAGATAAGTTGGCATTAATTCACCCAAGGTTTAAAACTCCATACATGGCCATTCTGCTTTATGCGAGTTTAGGTTTTACGCTGGCCACATTGGGAGGCTTTCGTCAACTAGCGGTTATCGCTTCAGCGAGTATGCTGTTGGTTTATTTTGGAGTTTGTTTATCTGTTATCTGGTTGAGAAAAAAACAAAAAGCCAAAAAAGGCGATTTCAAAATTCCATTCGGCAATACGGTGCCTATCCTTTCAGCAGGTATTATTCTTTTTTTCCTTTCCAATTTGACGGGATATGAGAAAACAGGTCTTTTCGTTTTTTTCCTCGCATTGACAGTAATTTATTATATGGTGAAAGCTATTCGAACTAAAAAATCATGA
- a CDS encoding DUF6090 family protein — MVIGILIALQINTWNQQRIENNEELEILLGLKDEFENNLEELNFSITINTKVTEACVQLTQLIRSNSIANDSDLLDDLLVRIGTFNSFDAQTGVSSEIVNSGKLTLLKNDALRTRIINWLTLLIDQEEDILFRSDNYTMNMMPFLMKHFPLANGELTKKLPFDKKKYLQNYQEKSPFKFNIAKEEYLEFENQIWHHKHNNDYVSINELNLKDFLKITLQMIEEELNKKK, encoded by the coding sequence GTGGTAATCGGAATATTGATTGCCTTGCAGATAAATACTTGGAATCAGCAGCGAATTGAAAATAATGAAGAATTAGAAATTCTTTTAGGGCTAAAAGATGAATTTGAAAATAATCTTGAGGAGTTAAACTTTAGTATCACTATCAATACTAAAGTAACTGAGGCCTGTGTGCAACTCACCCAATTAATAAGATCCAATTCTATCGCAAATGATTCCGATTTGTTGGATGACCTACTAGTGAGGATTGGTACATTTAATTCTTTTGATGCTCAAACAGGAGTATCTAGTGAAATCGTGAATTCAGGAAAATTAACCCTACTTAAGAATGATGCCCTTCGCACTCGGATTATTAATTGGCTGACACTCTTAATAGATCAAGAAGAGGATATTCTTTTTAGATCTGATAATTATACCATGAACATGATGCCTTTTTTAATGAAACATTTCCCTTTAGCAAATGGAGAGCTTACTAAAAAACTTCCTTTTGATAAGAAAAAATATCTCCAGAACTACCAGGAAAAATCCCCATTTAAGTTCAATATAGCTAAGGAAGAATATTTAGAGTTTGAGAATCAAATTTGGCATCACAAGCATAACAATGATTACGTGTCAATAAACGAATTAAACTTAAAAGACTTTCTAAAAATAACACTCCAGATGATAGAGGAAGAATTGAATAAAAAAAAATAG
- a CDS encoding DsrE family protein: MKKLLFTLIITCSVMAFIHAQGIVYPAIQGYGGVNEVPFETIKPDPTKKYHFVIEFSNRIEDKKKVSDDLDYAARMYNLHIYAGVPKENIDLAFVVFSGSTSIVLSNEEYKKRFGVENPNSELLDEFKKHGVRVIVCGQSMMKQRLDPAMIYPGIEMAVSRFTATTDLMNKGYLLFSL, translated from the coding sequence ATGAAAAAGCTCTTATTCACTTTGATTATTACCTGTTCCGTGATGGCATTCATACATGCCCAAGGAATCGTATATCCAGCCATTCAAGGATATGGAGGCGTCAACGAAGTCCCCTTTGAAACAATTAAACCAGATCCTACTAAGAAGTATCATTTCGTGATCGAATTTAGCAACAGGATTGAAGACAAAAAAAAGGTATCAGATGATTTAGACTATGCTGCCAGAATGTACAATCTGCATATTTATGCAGGCGTACCAAAGGAGAATATCGATCTGGCCTTCGTAGTTTTTTCAGGTTCGACGTCTATTGTCCTTTCGAACGAAGAATACAAAAAGCGATTTGGGGTGGAAAATCCAAATAGTGAACTTTTGGACGAGTTTAAAAAACATGGTGTCAGAGTAATTGTATGTGGACAATCCATGATGAAACAAAGGCTTGACCCTGCCATGATTTATCCTGGAATAGAAATGGCAGTATCCAGATTTACTGCAACTACTGATTTGATGAATAAAGGGTACTTATTGTTCAGCCTTTAA
- a CDS encoding S9 family peptidase: protein MNIKFYLIVVLALVSSLPINAQQKSNLELKDIFDLEYVTNPSISPDGTKVVYVRNFKDIMTDRDYSNLWISNVDGTQNRPLTQGNHRDLGPVWSHDGNKIAYRSNQQDEKMKLFVLYLDTQESVALTNSANAPGSASWSYDNRELAFTQFVPKAKKSILNIPNKPEGANWNEVPIYIDEMNYRGDGAGYFKAGNSQIFTIGLSGGTARQRTFDDNNYGSPIWSKDGASLFFSANLHENHDLEPGNSEIYQLDLHSGNVSALTSRFGPDSGPALSPDGTQIAYTGFDDSYQGYQVTNLYLMNMDGSGVKNLTADLDRDAGNPQWEANGKGIYFQYDEFGDTKIGHVALTGKIRTVVEGLGGLDLGRPYNAGDFSVSDNAKFAFTLGGPEHPSDLAVWSDGEIKRITALNDDVFSYRNLGKVEEIWWESSFDGLKIQGWIVTPPNFDPNKKYPFILEIHGGPFAMYGPAFSYEIQQYAAAGYVVLYSNPRGSTGYGQEFGNAIHHDYPNHDYEDLMSGVDAVIEKGYIDTDNLFVTGGSGGGLLTAWIVGKTDRFKAAVVAKPVINWSTHVLYADNPAFFTKYWFPGNPWEEPENYTKRSPITFVGNVTTPTMLLTGEADYRTPIAESEQFYAALKLQEVETAMVRIPNASHGLVDRPSMLMSKSASILSWFNHYRDQK, encoded by the coding sequence ATGAATATTAAATTTTATCTAATAGTGGTATTAGCGCTTGTATCATCCCTGCCGATAAATGCCCAGCAGAAATCAAACTTGGAACTCAAAGACATTTTTGATCTGGAGTATGTAACAAACCCATCCATTTCACCAGATGGTACCAAAGTGGTTTATGTCAGAAATTTCAAAGACATCATGACTGACAGAGATTATTCCAACCTCTGGATCAGTAATGTTGATGGGACTCAAAATCGCCCATTAACTCAAGGGAATCATCGGGACCTAGGCCCAGTTTGGTCTCATGATGGTAACAAAATCGCCTATCGATCCAATCAGCAAGATGAGAAGATGAAGCTTTTTGTCCTCTATTTGGACACCCAAGAATCTGTGGCTTTAACCAATTCTGCCAATGCTCCAGGTTCAGCTTCCTGGTCCTATGACAATCGGGAATTGGCTTTCACTCAGTTTGTGCCTAAAGCCAAAAAATCAATACTGAACATTCCAAATAAGCCTGAAGGGGCTAACTGGAATGAAGTCCCCATCTATATCGATGAGATGAATTACCGCGGTGATGGTGCGGGATATTTCAAAGCCGGAAATTCTCAGATATTTACAATCGGATTATCAGGCGGAACAGCGAGACAAAGGACTTTTGATGATAACAATTACGGTTCCCCAATTTGGAGTAAAGATGGAGCAAGCTTGTTTTTTTCTGCCAATCTTCATGAAAATCATGATTTGGAACCTGGCAATTCTGAAATCTACCAACTCGATCTTCATTCGGGAAATGTCTCCGCATTGACCTCGAGATTTGGGCCAGATAGTGGACCTGCACTTTCTCCTGATGGGACACAGATTGCGTACACAGGATTTGATGATTCGTATCAAGGGTATCAGGTTACAAATCTTTATTTAATGAACATGGATGGTTCAGGGGTCAAAAACCTGACTGCAGATCTGGATCGAGATGCTGGAAATCCACAATGGGAAGCAAATGGAAAAGGGATCTATTTTCAATATGATGAATTTGGCGATACAAAAATTGGGCATGTAGCGCTTACCGGCAAAATAAGAACAGTGGTAGAAGGGCTTGGTGGTTTGGATCTAGGGAGGCCTTACAATGCCGGTGATTTTTCAGTTTCTGACAACGCTAAGTTTGCATTTACCCTGGGAGGCCCGGAACACCCTTCTGATTTAGCGGTTTGGTCTGATGGGGAAATCAAAAGGATAACAGCTCTAAATGACGATGTGTTCTCCTACCGTAATTTGGGAAAAGTGGAAGAAATCTGGTGGGAATCATCTTTTGATGGATTGAAAATCCAAGGATGGATCGTAACGCCACCCAATTTTGACCCAAATAAAAAATATCCGTTCATTCTGGAAATCCATGGAGGTCCTTTTGCCATGTATGGTCCTGCATTTTCGTATGAAATTCAGCAATATGCCGCTGCAGGTTATGTCGTGCTTTATTCCAATCCGAGAGGAAGTACCGGTTACGGGCAGGAATTTGGGAACGCTATTCATCATGATTATCCGAATCATGATTATGAAGATTTGATGTCCGGAGTAGATGCGGTCATTGAAAAAGGATATATAGACACCGACAACCTCTTTGTCACTGGTGGTAGTGGCGGTGGTTTGCTGACTGCCTGGATTGTAGGAAAAACCGATCGTTTTAAAGCTGCTGTCGTTGCAAAGCCCGTGATCAACTGGTCCACACATGTCCTATATGCCGATAACCCTGCATTTTTTACGAAATACTGGTTTCCCGGAAATCCATGGGAAGAACCTGAAAATTATACCAAGCGCTCCCCGATTACTTTTGTTGGAAATGTCACAACTCCTACCATGCTCCTGACTGGAGAAGCAGATTACCGAACTCCTATAGCCGAGTCGGAGCAATTCTATGCAGCATTGAAATTACAGGAGGTGGAGACCGCGATGGTACGCATTCCCAATGCCTCCCACGGTTTGGTCGATAGACCCAGTATGCTCATGAGCAAATCAGCTTCTATTTTAAGTTGGTTCAACCACTACAGAGATCAAAAATAA
- a CDS encoding arylsulfatase produces the protein MYKKNLGLVVLISIWFSGCTNNQLEESADSRPNILLIVADDLGYADMGAYGGDIETPNLDALAASGIRFSRFHTAPLCAVTRAMLLSGNNNHIAGMGSQQLQTQVPGYEGHLTDRIIPLPALLRSAGYHTYMAGKWHLGDRLEDGPMAKGFEHSFSINGEGAANHYSKLGIFSESAITGYTEDGEKADWKEGDYSTDFYTDKLISYIDRHREDGKPFFTFAAYTSPHWPLQVDEKYWKKYEGRYDDGYESLKEKRFESLKKAGMIPQDAVLPKTHHSVKAWDSLSPEEQKKESRKMELYAGMVDNLDYNIGRLISYLKETGQYENTLIVFMSDNGAAAEDFYYHNYFGPFIKEHYSDEYSEMGKVNSFISYGAQWAEAGSSPFRYFKGFTTEGGINTPMIISGPGVENNGKINDSFLTLMDFAPTFYELANVQYPNEWKGKVVKPLLGKSILPLLSGKSATVHDSTYVFGLEHRGYSMIRKGDWKIVNIDRPFLIENFQLTNLQTDLAEQQDLKEIYPEKYQEMLSEWARFSKEVGVVYPTPSPESN, from the coding sequence ATGTATAAAAAAAATCTTGGGCTAGTAGTTCTTATTAGTATATGGTTTTCTGGTTGCACTAATAACCAATTAGAAGAATCAGCAGATTCTCGCCCTAATATTTTATTAATTGTTGCAGACGATTTGGGTTACGCAGATATGGGAGCATATGGTGGAGATATAGAAACCCCTAACCTTGATGCATTGGCTGCCAGTGGAATTCGGTTTAGCCGATTTCACACTGCTCCTCTTTGTGCGGTGACCCGGGCCATGTTATTATCAGGTAATAATAACCATATTGCTGGTATGGGATCACAACAATTACAAACCCAAGTTCCAGGTTACGAAGGTCATCTAACGGATCGAATCATACCATTGCCAGCCTTGCTACGATCCGCAGGTTACCATACCTACATGGCAGGAAAATGGCATTTAGGAGATCGATTGGAAGATGGGCCTATGGCTAAAGGATTTGAGCATTCCTTTTCGATCAACGGGGAAGGGGCGGCAAATCACTATAGTAAATTGGGCATTTTCTCGGAATCTGCAATTACAGGATATACTGAAGATGGAGAAAAAGCTGACTGGAAGGAAGGAGATTATTCCACCGATTTTTATACAGACAAACTTATTTCATACATTGATAGACACCGGGAAGATGGAAAGCCTTTTTTCACTTTTGCAGCTTACACCTCACCGCATTGGCCATTACAAGTGGATGAAAAATACTGGAAGAAATATGAAGGACGCTATGATGATGGGTATGAATCCTTAAAAGAAAAACGATTTGAAAGCCTTAAGAAAGCTGGAATGATTCCTCAAGATGCCGTACTTCCAAAAACCCATCACAGTGTTAAGGCTTGGGATTCTCTTTCTCCAGAGGAGCAAAAAAAGGAGTCCCGTAAGATGGAGCTATATGCCGGCATGGTAGACAATCTGGATTACAATATTGGAAGATTGATCAGTTATCTAAAAGAAACAGGACAATACGAAAACACGCTGATAGTATTTATGTCAGACAATGGCGCTGCCGCAGAGGATTTTTATTACCATAATTACTTTGGGCCTTTCATCAAAGAACATTATTCGGATGAATATTCTGAAATGGGAAAAGTAAACTCTTTTATTTCCTATGGAGCTCAGTGGGCTGAAGCCGGATCTTCCCCTTTCAGATATTTTAAAGGTTTTACTACAGAAGGGGGAATCAACACTCCAATGATCATTTCAGGACCAGGAGTAGAAAATAATGGAAAAATCAATGACTCATTCCTGACTTTAATGGATTTTGCACCTACCTTCTATGAGTTGGCCAATGTACAATACCCAAATGAATGGAAAGGAAAAGTAGTTAAGCCCTTACTTGGCAAATCAATTTTGCCCTTACTCTCAGGAAAATCAGCTACAGTACATGATTCTACCTACGTTTTTGGATTAGAGCATCGAGGCTATTCTATGATCAGAAAAGGAGATTGGAAAATAGTTAATATTGATCGGCCTTTTCTCATAGAAAATTTCCAGTTGACGAATCTCCAAACTGATCTTGCGGAACAACAAGATTTGAAGGAAATCTACCCAGAGAAATACCAAGAAATGCTTTCCGAGTGGGCACGCTTTTCCAAAGAAGTTGGAGTCGTTTACCCCACTCCAAGTCCAGAATCAAATTAA
- a CDS encoding DUF6090 family protein → MISFFRKIRQKLLAQNRVTRYLAYAVGEILLVVIGILIALQVNNWNEERKNNKIREVFRSSLKKDLQADTSYLKATIQKLQLESEQLTQFKSLINEIGTDKNALIGLINTKMVPFITPFSGFNNNTYRSFANSGRLELISLDLQEDLFKLNSFQVIVERDSEKYIDLYFSNIEAFKLPIPVDIQLLQNGPVTDAIWKATNIETIGVRLNSWGTSKKNYYRIILPYLNQAQERTTQILKKYFSEESQN, encoded by the coding sequence ATGATTTCATTTTTTAGAAAAATCCGCCAAAAACTCCTAGCTCAAAATAGAGTGACCAGATACCTTGCATATGCTGTAGGAGAAATCCTTCTCGTGGTGATTGGAATTCTCATTGCCTTACAGGTAAATAACTGGAATGAAGAAAGAAAGAATAATAAAATACGTGAGGTCTTTCGAAGTTCCCTAAAGAAAGATCTCCAAGCAGACACTTCCTATCTAAAAGCCACTATTCAAAAACTTCAATTGGAAAGTGAGCAATTAACGCAGTTTAAAAGTCTCATCAATGAAATAGGGACTGATAAAAATGCTTTGATAGGCTTAATAAATACTAAAATGGTGCCTTTTATTACCCCATTTAGTGGGTTCAATAATAACACTTATCGTTCATTTGCCAACTCCGGAAGGCTTGAACTTATAAGTTTGGACCTCCAAGAAGATCTATTTAAACTAAATTCATTTCAAGTAATTGTTGAGCGCGATTCAGAAAAATATATTGATCTATATTTCAGTAATATCGAGGCTTTTAAACTACCAATTCCGGTCGATATTCAATTATTACAAAATGGACCAGTCACCGATGCAATATGGAAGGCGACTAATATTGAAACTATTGGAGTCAGATTGAACTCTTGGGGTACTTCCAAAAAGAACTATTATAGAATCATATTGCCATATTTGAATCAAGCACAAGAGAGGACAACTCAGATTCTTAAGAAATACTTTTCTGAAGAAAGTCAAAACTAA
- a CDS encoding APC family permease — protein sequence MGNNQTGLKREIGILGVVTNVLSISIGSGIFLLPALVFVILGNGSILAYIFCGLIFLALGLCFAEVSSRISDTGGMYVYIERAFGPLAGFLANITYLFGVAVLACAALLNAMADIASTSFPLLQESWARILFFVLILGIISLLSVRGIKDSMVFVKLLTFTKVLAILALVIFGFSAINIENIMWTGFPEFSKIGEASLLLIFAFLGGELALSIGGEMKNPKRTAPLGFVIGIFGVVLIFCLIHLAVQGVLGQTLIDNQDAPLAELAKNLAGNIGFILILIVSFIAVWSTFSSIFLLKNRILYAGAVDGLLPKIFAKLHPKYGTPAIAILFLAILELVIASTGTFRYLLILVTANSILIYFGAILAFFKFRLIDKKTGPEVFKVKGGYFIGVFALIALAWVFSRLPWVEIQGVFISLVTLILIYFTLNYLKIKREKEIT from the coding sequence ATGGGAAACAACCAAACTGGCTTGAAACGTGAGATTGGTATATTGGGCGTAGTCACCAATGTTCTTAGTATCTCAATTGGAAGTGGAATATTTCTCTTGCCAGCCTTGGTATTTGTTATTTTAGGAAACGGAAGTATTCTAGCTTATATTTTTTGTGGACTGATTTTTTTAGCCCTTGGCTTATGCTTCGCGGAAGTAAGTAGTCGAATCTCCGATACAGGAGGGATGTATGTTTACATAGAGCGGGCATTTGGCCCTTTGGCTGGTTTTCTAGCTAATATCACCTATTTATTTGGAGTGGCCGTATTGGCATGTGCGGCATTGCTTAATGCCATGGCGGATATTGCCTCCACCTCATTTCCGCTTCTTCAGGAATCCTGGGCAAGAATCTTATTTTTCGTATTGATTTTGGGTATCATATCCCTGCTTAGTGTACGAGGAATTAAGGACAGTATGGTCTTTGTGAAATTACTGACTTTCACAAAGGTTTTGGCAATTCTAGCACTGGTGATTTTCGGATTTTCAGCCATCAATATAGAAAACATCATGTGGACTGGATTTCCTGAATTTTCCAAAATTGGAGAAGCTTCCCTTCTCTTGATATTCGCTTTTCTGGGGGGTGAATTAGCATTAAGTATCGGGGGTGAAATGAAAAACCCAAAGCGAACCGCACCTTTAGGATTCGTGATTGGAATATTTGGAGTGGTTTTAATTTTCTGTTTAATCCATTTGGCAGTTCAAGGAGTCCTTGGCCAGACTTTGATCGACAATCAGGATGCCCCTCTTGCAGAATTAGCAAAAAACCTGGCTGGAAATATTGGGTTTATTTTGATACTTATAGTCTCATTTATTGCAGTATGGAGCACCTTTAGCTCCATTTTTTTACTTAAAAACCGGATTCTTTATGCTGGGGCTGTAGATGGCCTTTTACCAAAAATATTCGCAAAACTTCATCCCAAATATGGCACGCCTGCTATCGCCATTCTATTCTTAGCAATATTAGAATTAGTAATTGCAAGCACAGGAACCTTTCGATACTTATTGATTTTAGTCACGGCTAACTCCATCCTTATCTATTTCGGTGCGATTCTAGCCTTTTTCAAATTTAGATTAATAGATAAAAAAACAGGTCCAGAAGTATTCAAAGTAAAAGGAGGATACTTTATTGGAGTATTTGCCTTGATTGCCTTGGCTTGGGTTTTTTCACGATTACCATGGGTGGAGATTCAAGGAGTTTTCATTTCCCTTGTCACCTTAATCCTGATCTATTTTACTCTTAACTATCTGAAAATTAAAAGGGAAAAAGAAATTACTTAG
- the ggt gene encoding gamma-glutamyltransferase: protein MKINPYLNYLALSLLLSTFLPTYLFAQTYGQNGMVVSDHYLASEVGVEILKKGGNAIDATVATAFALAVTHPEAGNIGGGGFIVYLPSDGEVTTFDFREKAPLAASPTMFLGEDGKIKDNSNHRGLLSVGVPGTVAGLYQAHQKYGKLPWKDLVEPSIKLAKKGFPMSWGLYKAALRMSEGDDSWDIMNDYFRNADGDVVAPGELWKQPALAKTLEEIKKHGRDGFYKGKIAAEIEAYMQANGGIITQEDLAKYEAVERKPVTTKFKEFEIFSMPPPSSGGVALIEMMNLLEAADISSVEFNSTAYVHLVAEAMRRAFADRAEFLGDPDFNPDMPIERLISKEFAKARFKNLDLKHASKSDSSKFGQLYGGDHTTHFSVVDKDGNAISMTYTLENSYGVKMGSSKLGFIFNNEMGDFNPIPGVTTSTGLIGSDPNLVAPEKRMLSSMTPTIVAKDGKPYLVIGSPGGRTIINTVFQTVLNVLVYDMRIDRAIEAMKIHHQWLPDQILYERNLLSPDTRKALEDMGHTLRPTTNLGVLMGITYDSNLKVYMGAADSSSEDGAARGY from the coding sequence ATGAAGATTAACCCTTACCTTAATTATTTAGCTCTTAGCCTACTTTTAAGCACATTCCTTCCAACTTACCTTTTTGCCCAGACCTATGGTCAAAACGGCATGGTGGTTTCGGACCATTATTTAGCCTCAGAAGTGGGAGTAGAAATTTTAAAAAAAGGTGGTAATGCCATAGATGCCACAGTGGCCACTGCATTTGCATTGGCAGTAACCCATCCTGAAGCAGGAAATATAGGTGGAGGAGGCTTTATCGTCTACCTACCCTCAGATGGAGAAGTGACCACTTTTGATTTTCGGGAAAAAGCTCCATTGGCTGCTAGTCCGACGATGTTTTTGGGAGAAGACGGCAAAATCAAGGACAATTCCAATCATCGAGGATTATTGTCAGTGGGAGTTCCCGGAACAGTAGCTGGGCTCTATCAAGCTCATCAAAAATATGGAAAACTGCCTTGGAAAGACTTGGTTGAACCATCTATTAAATTGGCGAAAAAAGGCTTCCCCATGTCCTGGGGTTTATACAAGGCAGCTTTAAGAATGTCAGAGGGAGATGACTCTTGGGATATTATGAATGATTATTTCCGAAACGCAGATGGCGATGTGGTCGCTCCCGGGGAACTATGGAAGCAACCAGCATTAGCAAAAACCCTAGAAGAAATCAAAAAGCATGGTAGAGATGGTTTCTATAAGGGGAAAATAGCCGCAGAAATTGAGGCCTACATGCAAGCAAATGGGGGTATCATCACCCAAGAAGATTTGGCCAAATATGAGGCGGTAGAAAGAAAACCGGTAACAACCAAGTTTAAAGAATTTGAGATTTTCTCTATGCCTCCCCCGAGTTCGGGTGGGGTGGCATTGATCGAAATGATGAACCTATTGGAAGCAGCCGATATTTCTTCCGTGGAATTTAATTCTACTGCTTATGTGCATTTGGTAGCCGAAGCCATGAGAAGAGCTTTCGCAGATAGAGCAGAATTTTTAGGGGATCCAGACTTCAATCCCGACATGCCTATTGAAAGGTTAATTTCCAAGGAATTTGCCAAAGCAAGATTCAAAAACCTGGATTTAAAACATGCTTCGAAAAGTGATTCTTCAAAATTTGGGCAGCTCTATGGAGGTGATCATACTACCCATTTTTCAGTGGTAGACAAAGATGGAAATGCTATTTCCATGACTTATACCTTGGAGAATTCTTATGGAGTCAAAATGGGGTCCTCTAAACTCGGATTTATTTTCAATAATGAGATGGGTGATTTCAATCCCATCCCCGGAGTAACAACTTCCACTGGACTCATTGGCTCCGACCCTAATCTGGTAGCTCCAGAAAAACGCATGCTTTCCAGCATGACACCAACGATTGTAGCCAAGGACGGAAAACCTTATTTAGTCATTGGTAGCCCAGGAGGAAGAACCATTATCAACACCGTATTCCAAACAGTGCTCAATGTATTGGTATATGATATGAGAATAGACCGGGCCATTGAGGCTATGAAAATCCATCATCAATGGTTACCAGATCAAATTCTCTACGAAAGAAATCTATTATCACCAGACACAAGAAAAGCATTGGAAGATATGGGACATACTTTACGCCCTACTACCAATCTTGGTGTATTGATGGGAATCACATACGATTCCAATTTAAAAGTATACATGGGGGCAGCCGATTCTTCAAGTGAAGATGGAGCGGCTAGAGGATATTAA
- a CDS encoding nuclear transport factor 2 family protein has protein sequence MQPFIKPFLKFFLVILMLQTFQVFGQQAEINQILTQREASNQALRNFDEDLNSTFLTEEVLITTGAGTLISGKAKLMEYIKNSSGPRMYWVRTPDEIKVNPESNLAWETGTWKGFVEGSKESVVGGKYSAQWTKESGIWLIQSQLFVTLPN, from the coding sequence ATGCAGCCTTTTATAAAGCCATTTTTAAAGTTTTTCTTAGTCATATTGATGCTTCAGACTTTCCAAGTATTTGGGCAGCAAGCTGAAATCAATCAAATCCTTACCCAAAGGGAAGCATCCAATCAAGCATTAAGAAATTTTGATGAGGACCTCAATAGTACTTTCTTGACTGAGGAGGTATTGATAACTACGGGAGCAGGAACCTTGATATCTGGAAAAGCTAAGCTGATGGAATATATCAAAAATTCAAGCGGCCCAAGAATGTATTGGGTGAGAACCCCTGATGAAATCAAGGTAAATCCAGAATCCAATTTAGCCTGGGAAACTGGAACTTGGAAAGGGTTTGTAGAGGGATCAAAGGAATCGGTTGTAGGTGGAAAGTATTCCGCTCAATGGACGAAGGAATCTGGAATTTGGCTGATCCAATCGCAGCTGTTTGTTACACTACCTAATTGA